One Candidatus Methylomirabilis lanthanidiphila genomic region harbors:
- a CDS encoding methane monooxygenase — protein MRIGRAALSAILLGVIAVSAGTTAWAHGERSQEPFLRMRTITFYDTKWSKARVKPGETMDLTGKFHTFSEWPRAVNTPESIFLHYSVPGPSMLKKEAWMNGMPVINATSTQLGGDYDYRMNIMGRVTGTYHVHPMVNIEGGGPLVGGGEFVTVDGDWSNFENNVTTIDGQTINMENHGQGRIIGWWLLWTVIGVFWLGYWVVRPFTRRIFLVGVVPEEELVSSGDRTVGLVLMIATVLIVAIGYVTTNGAYPITIPLQTGRMDTPELRPTTDFTPYAHATVKARPVTAVYTVPGRSLGMVIEVTNGSNRPQHLGGFITANLQFRDPALFPDSRLKIKVEPAGPIAPGQTVTMSIDATDAEWEYQRLAELIYDSDSRYGGLLEFFDADKNRQIVEVGGPVIPSFEGGATALSGGGKWRPTTQYK, from the coding sequence ATGAGGATAGGACGAGCAGCGTTGTCGGCGATCCTACTTGGAGTGATCGCCGTGTCCGCGGGAACAACGGCATGGGCCCATGGCGAACGATCGCAGGAGCCGTTTCTCCGGATGCGTACGATAACGTTCTACGATACCAAGTGGTCAAAGGCCCGAGTGAAGCCCGGTGAGACGATGGATCTCACAGGCAAGTTTCATACGTTCAGTGAATGGCCGCGGGCCGTCAATACCCCCGAGTCGATCTTTCTCCACTACTCTGTACCGGGGCCATCGATGCTGAAGAAAGAGGCATGGATGAATGGCATGCCCGTGATCAACGCCACCAGCACTCAACTTGGCGGAGACTATGATTATCGAATGAATATTATGGGGCGGGTCACCGGGACCTATCATGTTCACCCGATGGTCAATATCGAGGGTGGAGGCCCCCTGGTTGGTGGCGGTGAGTTTGTGACGGTTGACGGTGATTGGAGTAACTTTGAAAACAATGTTACCACCATCGACGGCCAGACGATCAACATGGAGAACCATGGCCAGGGCCGGATCATCGGCTGGTGGCTGCTGTGGACCGTCATTGGGGTATTCTGGCTGGGATATTGGGTCGTGCGGCCGTTTACGCGCCGAATTTTCCTGGTGGGGGTCGTGCCTGAGGAGGAGCTTGTCAGCTCCGGTGATCGAACGGTGGGGCTGGTCCTCATGATCGCGACGGTTCTTATTGTGGCCATCGGCTACGTGACTACCAACGGCGCCTACCCGATTACGATTCCGCTTCAGACCGGTAGGATGGATACGCCTGAACTCCGACCAACGACAGACTTTACGCCGTACGCCCATGCTACCGTGAAGGCCCGACCTGTCACTGCCGTCTATACGGTGCCTGGGCGATCTCTCGGGATGGTGATTGAGGTGACCAACGGCTCCAATAGGCCGCAGCACCTGGGGGGATTCATCACGGCCAATCTGCAGTTCCGTGATCCGGCGCTGTTCCCCGACTCGCGGCTGAAAATCAAGGTCGAGCCCGCCGGTCCCATCGCCCCCGGCCAGACCGTCACGATGTCAATAGATGCTACCGATGCGGAATGGGAGTACCAGCGGTTGGCCGAGTTGATCTATGACTCGGACAGCCGGTACGGCGGTTTGCTCGAGTTCTTTGACGCCGACAAGAATCGGCAGATTGTAGAGGTGGGCGGCCCCGTGATTCCGTCCTTTGAGGGTGGTGCCACCGCGCTGTCCGGCGGAGGCAAGTGGCGACCGACGACTCAGTACAAATAG